The DNA sequence CTGCATCGCGACAAGCCCGATCATGTGTACCTGCAGCCGGCCGACCAGTGCGCGAAGATTGCGTATCCGAAGCCGGACGGCAAGCTGACCTTCGATCGCCTGTCGAGTGTGTTCGTGAGCAATACCAACCATGAAGAAAACCAGCCGGCGCACCTGACGCTGAAAGACCCGTCGGTGCCGGTGAAGATCAACCTGGCGAAGTTTGCGGGGCCGGAAAGCCGTTATTGCCCGGCCGGCGTGTACGAATTCGTCAAGAGCGATGCGGGCGAAGACCGGTTGCAGATCAATGCGCAGAACTGCGTGCATTGCAAGACCTGCGACATCAAGGACCCGACGCAGAACATCGTGTGGGTCACGCCGGAAGGCGGCGGTGGACCGAACTACTCGGGCATGTAACAATAAAAAAGCCGCGCGAGCGGCTTTTTTATTGTCCGTCTCGGCAACTGCTTAAAGCTGCCACTGCCCTGCTACGATTTTCTCCAGCCAGAAGGCGCCGATGACGGTTTTTACATCGGTGATCTTACCCTCCCGTATCCACCCCAGCATTTCCGGGATGGACGCCGTGAAGGTTTCGAGGAATTCGCCGTCGTCGAGTTTGTTCTCGCCGGGGGTCAATCCGCGCGCAAGATAAATGTCGAGATGTTCATCGGAGTATGCAATGGCATTGTGAATAGTGCAGACGAATTGCCAATTGCTTGCGGTGTAGCCGGTTTCTTCCTGCAGTTCCCGCTTGGCGCAATCCAAGGGATCCTCGTTCGGATCGATTTTACCTGCAGGGAACTCGATGAACACTTGCTGGAGCGGATAACGGAATTGCCGTTCCAGTAGCACTGTACCATCATCGAAAAGGGGTAGGACAACAACAGCACCAGGATGGCGGATATATTCCCGCATCGAAGTTTTACCATCCGGCAGCCGCACCGTGTCGCGTTGAAGCTTGAGGAATTTGCCCTCAAACGCCACCTCTCCATCCACGGTCACTTCTTTCAAATGCAAATCCATGCGCAGGCTCCACTAACGTATCGGGCTCAATATTACAGCACGGCGTGAATCCGCGATGGCTGCGGGTCAACCGTGCTGCTTGCGCAAGTAACGAAAAACGAATCCCGGAAAGGCGAGAACGAAGAAAAGGCACGCCGTGATCACGTAGAACTCCCAGCCTTGGGGGAAGACGTTGCCGATACGGGATTCAAGCACATATCCAACTCCCCGCACTGCCAGATATAGGACGAACAACTCCGCCAGGCGCAGCCAGATCGGTTTCGAGGATCGTCGAATCGGGATGACGGCAAACAGCCGCTCATTAAGGAAGGGCATGTTGGCGGCAAATGCCGCCAACAGAATCACGAACCAGCTGGAAAGAGAAACATCCACTAGAAAACTGCTCAGGAAGTCAGTGTCTTGACAATGGCCGTCGCACAGAGAGCCATGAGCGGGCCAGGCAGAATACCGAGAACCAGTACTGCAAGGCCGTTAAGGCTCAGTGTCACTTTCATGTCGCCATGGACTGCGATCTTTGCCGTATCGACCGGCTCGTCGAAGTACATCGCCTTAACCACGCGCAGGTAGTAGAACGCACCGATCAGCGATAGCAGAACCGAGACCACCGCCAGCCAAACCTGACCGGTGCCCAAAACGGCCTGCAGCACGGACAGCTTGGCATAGAAGCCAACGGTCGGAGGAATGCCCGTCAGCGAGAACATCAGGATCAGCATCATGAATGCAAACCACGGGCTGCGCTGATTCAGCCCCTTGAAGTCGTCAATATTTTCTGCCTCAAAACCGGAACGTGCCAGAAGCATGATCAAGCCAAACGTACCCAAGGTAGTCAAGACATACGCAACCGTGTAAAACATCGCGGAGCTGTATGCATTTGCGGCAGCCGACACATTGCCGTTCACTACACCGGACAACATTCCGAGCAGCATGAAGCCCATTTGCGCAATAGTCGAATAGGCGAGCATGCGCTTGATATTGGTTTGAACGATCGCCGTAATATTGCCAATCGCCATCGAAAGTACGGCGAGCACGGTAATCATTTGCTGCCAGTCGAGCGCAAGCGGGAAAAGTCCTTCGACAAGCAAGCGGATCGTCATTGCAAACGCCGCCAGCTTCGGAGCGCCACCGAGCAGCAGGGTGACAGCGGTCGGCGCACCCTGATATACGTCAGGCACCCACATGTGGAAAGGTACCACGCCCAGTTTGAATGCTAGACCGGACACCACGAACACCACGCCGAACACCAGCACGGTCTTGT is a window from the Noviherbaspirillum sp. UKPF54 genome containing:
- a CDS encoding NUDIX hydrolase — translated: MDLHLKEVTVDGEVAFEGKFLKLQRDTVRLPDGKTSMREYIRHPGAVVVLPLFDDGTVLLERQFRYPLQQVFIEFPAGKIDPNEDPLDCAKRELQEETGYTASNWQFVCTIHNAIAYSDEHLDIYLARGLTPGENKLDDGEFLETFTASIPEMLGWIREGKITDVKTVIGAFWLEKIVAGQWQL
- a CDS encoding DUF2818 family protein; translated protein: MDVSLSSWFVILLAAFAANMPFLNERLFAVIPIRRSSKPIWLRLAELFVLYLAVRGVGYVLESRIGNVFPQGWEFYVITACLFFVLAFPGFVFRYLRKQHG
- the nuoN gene encoding NADH-quinone oxidoreductase subunit NuoN — translated: MNNTNLIPVYPEIFLLIATSAILLIDMFLSEAKRNITYALSIGALVICAVLTTNDFGPTVYTFNNMFVSDPMSGLLKLFSYIAVGMTLIYSRQYASERGMLGGSLGGEFYVLALFSLLGQMVMISGNNFLIIYLGLELMSLSLYALVALRRGHSVSTEASMKYFILGALASGFLLYGISMLYGATGSLDLTEVAKATASGTVNKTVLVFGVVFVVSGLAFKLGVVPFHMWVPDVYQGAPTAVTLLLGGAPKLAAFAMTIRLLVEGLFPLALDWQQMITVLAVLSMAIGNITAIVQTNIKRMLAYSTIAQMGFMLLGMLSGVVNGNVSAAANAYSSAMFYTVAYVLTTLGTFGLIMLLARSGFEAENIDDFKGLNQRSPWFAFMMLILMFSLTGIPPTVGFYAKLSVLQAVLGTGQVWLAVVSVLLSLIGAFYYLRVVKAMYFDEPVDTAKIAVHGDMKVTLSLNGLAVLVLGILPGPLMALCATAIVKTLTS